ATGGAGGCAAAAAGAAGACCGCCCCGGCGCATGAGCGCCGGAACGGTCTCCGATTGCTCCGGAATCACTCCGGAAGCAGGAACTTCAGTGAGGGACTATGCCTCGGTGAGCACCTTGGTGACGTTGGGGTCCACGGAGATGCCGGGGCCGAACGTGGTGGCAACGGTAGCCTTCTGGATGTAGCGGCCCTTAGCAGCGGACGGCTTGAGGCGAAGAACCTCTTCCAGTGCTGCTGCGTAGTTCTCGGCCAGCTTGATGGCGTCGAAGGAAACCTTGCCGATGATGAAGTGCAGGTTGGAGTGCTTGTCAACGCGGAAGTCGATCTTTCCACCCTTGATGTCGTTGACGGCCTTGGTGACGTCGGGGGTCACGGTGCCCGTCTTCGGGTTCGGCATCAGGTTACGCGGGCCCAGGACCTTACCGAGGCGGCCAACCTTGCCCATGAGGTCAGGGGTGGCAACGGCGGCGTCGAAGTCGGTCCAGCCACCGGCGATCTTTTCGATCAGGTCGTCGGAACCAACGAAGTCGGCGCCGGCTGCGATTGCGGCCTCAGCCTTGTCACCCGTTGCGAAAACCAGGACGCGGGCGGTCTTACCGGTGCCGTGGGGCAGGTTGACGGTGCCGCGGACCATCTGGTCAGCCTTGCGGGGGTCGACGCCGAGGCGGAAAGCGACCTCAACAGTGGCGTCGAACTTGGACGGGTTGGTGTCCTTGGCCAGCGTTACTGCCTCGAACGGTGCGTAGTGCTTCTCCGCGTCGATCTTGGCGGCTGCTGCCTCATATGCTTTGCTGCGCTTTGCCATGCTGCTTATTTCTCCTTGTGCAGTTGTGGTCTGCGGACCGCGCTGGGCCCTGCCACAGTCGGTGATCCGGTTCGTTATCCGGCCCGGATGGCCAACATTTCAATTTTTTTTGGTGCCGGTGTCCCGGCGGTGCCGCCCGTCGTCGTCAATTACCCCGACGCTGGACAGCGGTAAGGGCTGTTAGCCCTCGACGGTGATGCCCATGGAGCGGGCGGTGCCGGCGATGATCTTCGCTGCGCCTTCGAGGCTGGTGGCGTTGAGGTCTTCCATCTTGGTGGAGGCGATCTCGTTGACCTGGGCCTGGGTCAGCTTGGCAACCTTGACGGTGTGCGGGGTGGATGAACCCTTGGCAACGCCTGCAGCCTTCTTGATGAGCTCTGCAGCCGGCGGGGTCTTGGTGATGAACGTGAAGGAACGGTCCTCGTAGACCGTGATTTCCACGGGGATGACGTTTCCGCGCTGGGCTTCCGTCGCAGCGTTGTACGCCTTGCAGAATTCCATGATGTTGACACCGTGCTGGCCAAGCGCAGGACCGATCGGCGGGGCCGGGTTGGCGGCACCTGCCTGGATCTGCAGCTTGATGAGGCCGGTGACCTTCTTCTTGGGAGCCAATGTAGGGTCCTTCTCTCAATAACGTCCTGGGGCACAGGAGCGTGCCTCAGGTTTTTGGCCGCCATGGCGAGGCGGCCGGCCGTTCCGGTGCCGCTAAGCGGGCGGCACCGGGACGAATTCTAGGATTCTCAGATCTTGGTGACCTGGTTGAACGCCAGGGTGACCGGCGTTTCGCGCTCGAAGATGGAGACCAGCACCACGAGGGTCTGGGACTCGGGCTTGATCTCCGAGATCGTGGCGGGGAGGGTCTCGAACGGACCTTCCTTGACGATGACGGACTCGCCGACCTCGAAGTCGACGGCCACGGGAACCTGGTTCTGCTTGTTGACCGGCTTGCCCTTCTCGGCCTGCTCTTCCTCGAAGACGGGAGCGAGCATGGAAAAGACCTCGTCCAGGCGCAGCGGGACCGGGTTGTGGGCGTTGCCCACGAAGCCGGTAACGCCGGGAGTGTGGCGGACGGCGCCCCAGGAGGCGTCGGTCAGGTCCATGCGGACCAGGACGTAGCCGGGGATACGGACGCGGTTGATCACCTTGCGCTGGGCGTTCTTGATCTCCACGACTTCTTCCATGGGCACCTGGATTTCGAAGATGTAATCTTCCATGTCCAGGGTCTGGATGCGGGTCTCGAGGTTGGCCTTCACGCGGTTCTCGTAACCGGCGTAGGAGTGGATGACGTACCAGTCACCCTCCTGGCGGCGCAGCTTGGCCTTGAACTCCTCGGCCGGATCAGCGGCTGCGGTGGCGGCAGCGGCGGCAAGAGCGTCTGCGGGCTCGTCTTCACCGTCGGCGTCGGAAGCGTCGGCTTCGTCGGCGTCAGCAACTGCTGCGTCGGAGGCTGCGTCATCGGATTCGGGCGCGGAGGACTCAACCTCGGACTCTTCACCGGCTTCCGCCGTGACGTCCGGGGATTCTTCCAGCCCAGTCTCGGTTACCTCGAGCTCCTGCTCAGACACTTGGTCTCCTGCTTCCTCATTGCCTAACATGCCTATTTAAATGGCTCAATTCCGCACGCCGGCGATTCCTTCCGGTTACCCGGGCGAAACACGCGGCCTGCGGACCGTGCAGCCTTAGCTGTCCTTGGAGCCGGTGCCGCCGAAGATCCAGCTGACAGCGGTTCCGAAACCAATGTCCAGCAGGCTGACGATGACCATCATGATGGCCACGAACACCAGCACCACGAGCGTGTAGTTGATCAGTTCCTTGCGGGTGGGGGCAACAACCTTCTTCAGTTCGCCGATGATCTGGCGGACAAAGAGTGCAATGCGGGCGAAGAAGTTTGCCTTGGCTTCCTTCTTAGCTGGGCGGCCCTTGGAGCTGCTGGCAGCTGTTTCGGTCACCTGGTCCTCGCTCATCTTTGCAATGGTGGATTACCCGGCCCTGATCAGAACCATGGTTGCTGCGCCTGCTCCGGGCTTTCGCCCGGAGCAGCTTGCGCAGGGCAGACAGGACTCGAACCTGCAACCTGCGGTTTTGGAGACCGCTGCGCTACCAATTGCGCCACTACCCTATGGAGTGAATTCCACTCTTTGATGGCCCAACACCAGTTTGGACTGGGGCGCACGCCATCATCTGTGTTTCAACACCGGTGAACCAGTCTACGCAAGAACTTCGCATAGGTAAAACCAGCCCGTTCCGGCCCATCCGCAGTCCGGCTTGAAACGTGCTGCGCGGGGCAGTCATAAATCAAAACCGGCACCCCGGAGGGTCCGGTGAACAGCATAGAGTAGAACTCGTCGAATCCCACATTCCAGCCTCCGGGCTGCAAGCGAAGAACGGACCTGCCAATGTCTTCCGCCCGCGTTTCCCAACGCATCTCCGCAATTGCCGAATCCGCAACCCTGGCCGTTGACGCCAAGGCCAAGGCGCTGAAGGCAGCTGGCCGGTCGGTTATTGGTTTCGGTGCGGGCGAACCCGATTTCCCCACCCCGGACTACATCGTCCAGGCGGCCATCGAGGCTGCTACCAGCCCAGGTTCCACCGCTACTCCCCGCGCGGCCTGCCCGAACTGAAGAAGGCAATCGCAGAGAAGACGCTGCGCGACTCCGGCTACACGGTGGATCCCTCACAGGTGCTGGTCACCAACGGCGGCAAGCAGGCCGTCTACAACACCTTCGCCACCCTGGTGGATCCGGGCGACGAGGTCATTGTGCCTGCCCCGTTCTGGACCACCTACCCTGAGGCCATCCGGCTGGCCGGCGGCGTCCCCGTAGAGGTCTTCGCCGGGCCCGAACAGGACTACCTGGTGACCGTTGAACAGCTCGAAGCGGCCGTGACGGACCGGACCAAGATCCTGCTGTTCGTCTCTCCGTCGAACCCCACTGGTGCCGTGTACTCCCCCGGGCAGGTGGCGGAGATCGGCAAGTGGGCCGCGGCCAAGGGCCTGTGGGTGGTCACGGACGAAATCTACGAGCACCTCACCTACGACGGTGTCCCGTTCACGTCCATCGCCACCGCTGCCCCGGAACTGGGCGACAAGGTGGTCATCCTCAACGGCGTCGCCAAGACGTACGCCATGACCGGCTGGCGGGTGGGCTGGATGATCGGCCCGGCAGACGTCATCAAGGCGGCCACCAACCTCCAGTCGCACGCCACGTCCAACGTGTCCAACATCATGCAGATTGCCGCCCTCGCTGCCGTGTCCGGCCCACTGATCGCCGTCGATGAGATGAAGGTGGCGTTCGACCGCCGCCGCAAGGCCATCGTCGCGGGGCTGAATGCCATTGACGGCGTGGAATGCCCGACGCCGAAGGGCGCCTTTTACGTATACGCGGACGTCCGTGCGCTGCTGGGTAAGGAATTCCCCACCGCGTCCGGCACCGCCACACCGCAGACCTCCGCAGAGCTGGCCTCGCTGATCCTCGACGAGGTTGAGGTGGCAGTGGTTCCGGGCGAGGCGTTCGGCCCCTCCGGCTTCCTGCGCCTCTCCTACGCCCTGGGGGACGAGGACCTCGCTACGGGTGTCCAGCGCCTGCAGGACTTCCTGGGCAAGGCCCAGTAACGCCCCCTCACCTTTCGCAGGAAAAACCGGAACGCCCCATCACCAAGTGATGGGGCGTTCCGGTTTAAGGCCCGAAAGGTGATGGGGCGTTGGAGATTGAACGGCAGGATCTGATGGGGCGTCTAGAGGAGGCGGCGCTCCGCGGCCCACTTGGTGAGTTCGTGGCGGCTGGAGAGCTGGAGCTTCCGCAGCACCGCCGAGACATGGGTCTCCACGGTCTTGATGCTGATGAAGAGTTCCTTGGCCACTTCCTTGTAGCTGTAGCCCCGGGCGATGAGCCGCATGACCTCCAGTTCGCGGGCTGAGAGCTTGTCCAGTTCATCATCGGCGATGTCCGCGGGGGCAGTGCCGAAGGCGTCCAGGACAAAACCGGCCAGGCGGGGCGAGAAGACGGCATCACCGCCGGCCACCCGGAACACGGCGTCGGTAATTTCGGTGCCGGAGATGGTCTTGGTGACATAGCCGCGGGCGCCGGCACGGATGACGGCGACCACGTCCTCCGCGGCGTCGGAGACGCTCAGTGCCAGGAAGCGGGTGCTGGACAGGAGCGCAGCGGAGCCTGCGATGACCTCCCGGCCGCCGCCGCCCAGTCCGCCGGGCAGGTGCACGTCCAGGAGGACGACGTCGGGCCGCTGCTGGGCTATCACGGCGATGGCCTGCTCAACGGTGGCGGCCTCCCCCACCACCTGGATGCCGGCGTCGAGGTCCGCCTTCAGACCGGACCGGAAGATGGCGTGGTCGTCTACGAGGACCACCCGCACGGGGTGGTACCGGGCACTTCCGGCACCTGTTCCCTGGGTTGTGTTCATGATTTTCCTTCCGCGTGTTCTGCTGCGGCCGGCAGCCGGAGGCGGACCTCGGTGCCGTCGCCGGTGCTGAGGATGGCGGCCGAGCCGCCGTGCCGTTTCATCCTGCCGATGATTGATTCCCGAATACCGAGCCGGTCCGCGGGCACGTCCCGCAGCTCAAAGCCCGATCCCCTGTCCTTGATGAAAATCTCGGCCTGCCCGTCCGACGCTTCAAGGTAGACCGAGACCGTCCCGCCACCGTGCCGTGAGGCGTTGAGCATGGCCTCCCGGCTTGCCTGGACCAGGGCCTCATGCGCCTCGGTCATGGCGGCGTCACCGACGGTGACCACCTCCACGGCGTTGCCGAGCAGGTCCTCCACCTCCCCGGCAACAGCCTTGATCCGGTCCGAGAGCTGACCGCTTTCGCGGCCTGGATCCTGGAACAGCCAGCCGCGCAGCTCGCGTTCCTGGGCACGGGCCAGGCGGACGACGTCGTGCTCGTTGCCTGCGCGCCGCTGGATCAAAGCGAGGGTCTGCAGTACCGAATCGTGGAGGTGGGCGGCGATCTCGGCACGTTCCGTTTCCCGGATCCGGCCGGCGCGCTCCGCTTCCAGGTCACGCCAGAACTTCAGGGCCCAGGGCAGCAGGACCAGCACCACGCCGCCGAGGACGGCCACCGACGCGAGCAAGGCGAGCCAGGTCTGTTCCCAGGAACCCGAGCCGGACACCATCACCAGGACCCCGGCCACCACCAGCGCCAGACCGGCAGCGAGCCGGCCCCAGCCTCCGGCCTGGTCCGCCTTGGTCTTGTCCACCAGGCCGGCGCGCCGGGTCTCGTCCAGCTGCATCCACGCGATCGAGGCACCGCCCAGCACAGCAGCAGCCGGGATCAGCGTTCCGAGGGACACATCCACGCCCAGCAACTGGGCAATCATGATGCCCGCCACCAGCAGGAGCCCGCAGCCCAACAGGATTTCCTTGCCATACCGCATTCCACGCGCCCGGAACCAGGGTGGCACCGGGAGCGCGCCCTCACCTTCAGTAAGGGGACCGGCTGCACCCGCCGGGGTTCCGGCGTCGGCCGCTTTTCCTTGGGGCTCGCTCACCGCCGGGGCAATGGGCGACGCCGGGCGGCGGGCGTTGCGGCGGGCGGCCTCGTCCGCCGTGGGCACCATGATCCAGAGCCAGGCATAGAAGACCAGGCCCGCCCCTCCAGCGAAAGACGCCAGGACCATGCCCAGGCGCACGTTCTTCACCGGCCAGCCCAGGTGCGCGGCGAGGCCGGAGCACACCCCCGCGATCACACGGTCGCTGCTCCGTGCCAGGGGCGGCCGCGCCGGAAGGGATGTCATGGGTCAATCCAAACACGGATCAGGGTTGCCCGGACCGCAATCGGCCGCTTCCCGGGGACAGCTCAGGGACGGTTCAGGGTTTCCCCCAATAGAGCGCCAACCGGTCTGAACGGGAGGATCGAGGTATGAACTCGCAGACCCCCTCCCCTGACGACGAACACCCTGCCGAGCCCCTCCCCGACGGGCAGCCCGGCGCGAACAGCGAGCAGCCCACCGAGCCCCTGCCGTCCTCCGCCCCAACGCCTCCGGACCCCGCCACGGTACCGCCTGCGGACGAATCCCAGCGCTACGCGTTCCAAGGCAGCCCCGCCCCGGCGCCGTCCACCGACTTCTTCGGCTGGATCCGCAGCAACGGTATCTACCGGGGAAACGACCGCTGGATCGGCGGCGTCTGCAGCGGCATCGCCCACCGGCTTGGCGTTGACCCGATTATCATCCGCGGCGCCTTTATCGTCCTGACCCTTCTGGCGGGCATCGGGGTACTGCTGTACGGCCTGGCCTGGGCCTTCCTTCCGGAACCGGACGGCAGGATTCACGTCCAGGAAGCAGGGGCCGTCCGCTGGTCCAGCGGCATGACGGGTTCCCTGATCGCCACGGTCCTGGGCCTCACCGGGCTGGGCGGAGGCTTCTGGGGCTGGAGCCACAACGGCCTGAGCGGCCTGCTGTGGACCCTCTTCTGGGTAGGCGGCGCCATCTACCTGATCTACTACCTCTCCCAGCGCAACAAGGCCCACCCCACCATGGCCGGGCACGGCACGGCCGCCTCCGGCGGGACCTACCCGATGGACGGCACGGCCCACACCTCAACGTTCACCGGCACCGTTCCCGGTCCTGGCCCAACTGCAGCACCCACCCACGGCAGCGGCCCCACCGGTTCAGCGCCCACCGGCTCCTACGGCCACGGCAGCTACAGTCCCGCAGGGAGCATCCCGGCCGGCCCCGGCGGCGTTGGCGGCGCCAGGGTGGGGGCGGGCAGAGTTGGTGCCGGAATTGGCGGCGCCGGCACCTCCCCGGGCGGCCCCGGCAACGGCAGACCCGGTGACGCCGGGTACCCCACCCCGTGGGTCCCGCCGCGGCCGCCAAAGCCCCGCCCATCCGGCCCCGGCGCCCCCGCAGTCGCCATCGCCACCGGATCTGCCCTGCTGGTGGGCGGCGGACTCAAGGCCCTGGACGCCGCGGACATCATCAACCTGGGCGGCTCGGGCAACGCCATCGTGTGGGCCAGCGCGGCGGCGGTCCTTGGCCTGGGCATCCTGATGGCGGGCTTCCGCGGCCGCACGTCCGGCATCCTGAGCCTCTTCGCGGTGATCGCACTGGTTACCGGCGGCATCTACAACACCCTGGACGACGGCCGGATGCGGTTCCAGCAAGTTGACTGGAACCCGGCCAGCATCGAGGAAGCGCGCGGCGGCATCGACATCACCGCCGGACGGGGAACCGTGGACCTCACGGGACTCTCCCCAACCGCCCCCCTGACGTCCGACGTCGTGGTTCCGCTCGACATCACCGCCAGCAACGTGACCGTGGTGATCCCGCAGAACCTGCCCGTTGACATCAAGGCGGACATGACCATGGGCAACCTGAACGAAGGAAGCGGCCAGCGCGGCGGCACCACCACCCGCGAAAGCAGCTACAACACGGACCGGCCAGGCAACCACCTGGTGGTGCAGATCGACGGCACCTTCAGCAACGTCACGATCCAGGAAGGCAACTGACATGGACAACAGCAACATTCCGACGACGGCGGGCCAGGACACTGCCGGACCGGCACCGGCCAGGGTGGGAACGGTGGTGTGGGGCCTGATCGTCCTGGCACTGGCCGCGCTGATCATCGTGGCGCAGCTTGGCATCGTGACGCTCAACGGCACCTACGTCCTGATCGGCCTGATGATCGGCGCGGGGGTGGCCCTGGTGGTGGGCGGCCTGCTCTCAGCCCGGAAACGTGACAACGAACCAACTACAGGGAAGTCTTGAACCATGGATAAGTTCTTCAGCATTGTCAGGGGCTTCGGCCTGAAGCGCGGCCCCGAGCGGTGGCTTGGCGGGGTTTGTGGCGGCATCGCTGCCAAACTCAATGTGGACGTGGCATTCGTCCGTATCGCTTTCCTGCTCTTCGCCCTGCTTCCGGGCCCGGCCTTCGTCTTCTACGTCCTGGCGTGGGTCATCCTTCCGGACCAGCGCAACGAGATTCCGCTCCAGACGTTCCTGGACCGCCGGTCGCTGAACCGGCCCTGACCTCCAGGACCACGGCCCCTGCCCCCGAGAATGATCACGGGGCAGGGGCCTTTTTCGTGTCCCCGCGTCCGGAGCGGAGCCGACCCCCATGTAACCGGTTTGTGTCGTACCCCACACCCCCCACTACACTTCTAGGTGAGCTCAGCGTGGCGCTCTGCCTGTAAACCTTCTCCCCAGGATTTGAGCCGAACATGAAAATTGGAATCCTCACCAGCGGTGGCGACTGCCCCGGATTGAACGCCGTGATCCGAGGCGCAGTGCTCAAAGGCATTGCGGTCCACGGCCAGGAGTTCGTCGGATTCCGTGATGGCTGGCGGGGCGTGGTGGAAGGGGACATCATCGACATCCCCCGCACCATGGTCCGCGGCATCGCCAAACAGGGTGGCACCATTTTGGGCACCTCCCGCACCAACCCGTTCGAAAACGGCGGCGGTCCCGAGGCCATCAAGGCCCACATGGACCGGCTGGGCATCGACGCCATCATTGCCATCGGCGGGGAGGGAACCCTGGCCGCGGCCAAGCGCCTGACCGACGCCGGACTCAAGATCGTGGGCGTCCCCAAGACCGTGGACAACGACCTCGACGCCACCGACTACACCTTCGGTTTCGATACCGCCGTCCAGATCGCCACCGAGGCCATCGACCGGCTCCGCACTACGGGTGAATCCCACCACCGCTGCATGATCGCGGAAGTGATGGGCCGGCACGTGGGCTGGATTGCACTGCACGCCGGGATGGCTGCCGGGGCGCACGCCATCCTGATCCCGGAGCAGAAGGTCAGCATCGAGCAGATCACCGAATGGGTCAATGAAGCCCACGCCCGCGGCCGCGCGCCCTTGGTGGTGGTGGCTGAAGGGTTCGTTCCGGAGCACATGGAAAGCCCGCACTCCGAGCGCGGCCTGGACACGTTCGGCCGTCCCCGCCTGGGCGGCATCGCAGACCAGCTGGCGCCCGAACTCGAAGCCCGGACCGGCATCGAAACCCGTGCCACCATCCTGGGGCACATCCAGCGCGGCGGCGTCCCCTCGGCCTTTGACCGGGTCCTGGCCACCCGGCTGGGCATGGCCGCCATCGACTCCGTGGTCGAAGGCTACTGGGGCACCATGGTGGCCCTGAAGGGCACGGACATCCAGCATGTCGCCTTCGAGGAAGCCCTGGGCCAGCTCAAGACCGTCCCGCAAAACCGCTACGACGAAGCCGCGGTCCTGTTCGGCTAAGCCTGCAGGCCGCCCTAGGCTGGGACCATGACACTCGATCCCGGCTCAGCGGCCATCATCCAGTTGGCGTGGGCACGCCGGCTGGGCCTTGACGACGACGCGTTCGGTGACGCCCTGGCATCGGGTGAACGGATTGTCCGGGCCGATGAATCGGCCCGGACTGTCGAGTTTGTGCGGCTGTTCGGAAGTTCCGCCCTGGTGGGACCACGGAGCGTCATCGACGCCGCGGCGGAAATTCCCGACGAGGAAATGGCCCAGCACGTCACCCTCCTGAAACTGACCAGGCAGCAGGGCGGCCACGGACTCGGTGCCGCGGCCCTGTTCTTCGCCGACGACCTGCCCCTCCAGCAGCCCTCCGAGGAACTGACCGTCTCGCACGGTAATCCGGAGGCGATCGAGCTGGAGGGCAGGTGCCCGCCGGACGACGTCAACGAGGTGGGTCTTTCCGACCTCGAGAACCGCTACACGATCGTCCATGAAATCGATGGCAGGCGGGTCCCCCTTGCCTGCGGCGCTTATGGCGAGTGGGAAGGCCTGCTCGGCAACATGGGGGTCCTGGTGGATCCTGAGTGGCGACGGCAAGGTCTCGGAGCCCTGGCCGGATCCATCGCCGCCCACGAGGCACTGGCGGCCGGGCTGACGCTGCAATGGCGTGCAGACGTCAGCAACACCGGATGCCTTGCCCTCGCCCGGAAACTGGGGCTCTCAGTAAGCGGAATCCAGACCAGCGTCCACCTTCGGTGACTCCTGGCCCTGCCCTGGGCCTCCCCAGTTCTGGACCGGCTTCGGCTTGGCAAAGAACAGCGCAACGGCTGCCGCAACCAGCACCACTGCGGCCGGGAGGAGGATCGACTGGGCCATCGCCGTCGAAAACCCTGCGTGCAGGAACTCGGGAAGCGTACCGCCGCCCATGCCCATGCCCTCACCGGATGGGCCGCCCGGGCCTCGGGACGGGAGTTCGGCCGCCAGCCGCGACTGGATGAGGACGGCGATCGCAGCACTGCCCAGCACGGCACCGAACTGGCGGGTGGTGTTGTAAACGCCGGAGCCGGCACCGGCCTGGCGCGGCGGAAGGTTCCGGGTGGCAGTGGTGCTCAGCGGAGCCCAGATACCGGCGTTGGCAAAGCCCAGGACTGCGCTGGGAAGCAGGAACAGCAGGATGGGTGTGTCCGGCTGCATCAGCAGGCCGTTCCACACCAGTGCCACCGCCATGAGCGTCAACCCGGCGGCGGCAAGGTACTTGGGGTTGACCCGGTCGACGATCTTGCCCACCACGGGTGCCATGCCGCCTGAGATCAGCGCCATAGGAACCATCAGCAGTGCCGACTGGGTGGGCGTCAGACCACGGACCAACTGGTAGTAGAAGATCAGGGGCAGGCCGAAGGACGTCACGGTGAAGCCCACCATGGTAATGCCCAGATTGGCGAGGGAGAAGTTGCGGTCGCGGAACAGTCCAAGGGGAAGCAGCGGCTCGCCCTTGTTGAACCGCTGCCACGCCACGAAGGCCGCCAGGATGACAAGACCGGCGATGATGAGGCCCCACACACTGATCGGCCCGGTAATGGTGCCCCAGTTGTACGTCTCGCCCTCCTGGATGCCAAAGACCAGCAGGAAGAGCCCGACGGCGCTCAGCAGGACACCGGGGATATCGAACCGGTGCGGGTGCGTGCTCAGCGCAGGGACGTTGCGCATCGCCAGGATGAAACCGACGACGCCGATGGGCACGTTGATGAAGAAGATCCACTCCCAGCCCAGGCCGTCCACCAGGACACCGCCCAGGATGGGCCCCACCAGGGTGGCCATGCCGGCCGTGGCACCCCAAATGGCCATGGCGGACCCACGGCGGTCAGGCGGAAAGATGCGGGTGATGACGGCCATGGTCTGGGGCGTCATGACCGCGGCGCCGAGGCCCTGCAGCACGCGCGCCACGATGAGGGTCTCCACGTTTTGGGCCAGGCCGCACCAGAGCGAGGCCAGGGTGAACACCACCAGGCCGAGCAGGTACAGCCGCTTCGGCCCGAACCTGTCACCGAGGCGGCCCGTGATGAGCAGTGGAACGGCGTAGGCCAGCAGGTAGGCGCTGGTCACCCAGATCACCGAGTTAATGTCGGCATGGAGGCCCTCCATGATCCGGGGATTGGCCACCGAGACGATGGTGCTGTCGATCAGGATCATGAAGAACCCGATCACCAGGGACCACAGTGCCGGCCACGGCTTTTCTACGTTTTCCACTCTGTCATCCTTCTGGAGTTTTGTTTGGTGCCGGGCGGAAACCCGGAAAAGTCAGCCCAGCAGGTCCAGGATCTCCGAGCGGGCAAACATCTGCGCCGCTGCCCGTGCCGACGGCGCACCGGCGTCCGGATCCGCTCCGGCGCCCAGGAGAACCCGGGCCACGTCCGTGTAACCCTTGAACGCCGCTCCTGCGAGCGGGGTCTGTCCCCTGTCGTTGGCGGTGTTGGCTTCAGCACCGTGCTGCAGAAGCAGCTGCACGGTCCCGGCATGGCCGTGGTACGCCGCCAGCATGAGCAGCGAGTCACCGGCGGCGTTGGTCATGGTGGCGGGCACCCCGGCGTCCAGGTAGGCACCCAGTAGCTCGTCGCTGCCGTCACGGGCAGCCTGGAAGAGCGTGTGCGCCAAAGCCAGGGCGTCGTCGTCGTGCCCCTCCGTTGCCTCTGCCCCGGCGTGGTCGGGCGTGGTGTTCTCGGTCATCAGCGTGGCCCCCTCAGGAATCCGGTCTGGCGGCCCACGACCTGGCCGGCGTCGGGGGCGACGATGAGTTCCTGGGCGGCCGGATACGGCTCGTCGCCGTCCAGGACCGTCAGTATTTCATCCGGGGCCACGGAACGCTTGATGACTGCCAGGGCGACGGGGCCCATTTCGTAGTGCTGCGCCACCGATGTCACGGTCCCCACTTTCCGCTCCCCGGCCAAGACGGGACTGCCGGCAGCGGGCAGGGTGTGCTGCGAACCGTCCAACTGCAGGAACACCAGCCGGCGCGGCGGGTGGCCAAGGTTGTGGACGCGGGCGATGGTTTCCTGCCCCTTGTAGCAGCCTTTGGCCAGATGCACGGCGGTGCGCAGCAGGTCCAGCTCGTGCGGGATGGTCTTGTCGTCCGTCTCGGCCCCGATCCTG
This region of Arthrobacter sp. DNA4 genomic DNA includes:
- a CDS encoding GNAT family N-acetyltransferase encodes the protein MTLDPGSAAIIQLAWARRLGLDDDAFGDALASGERIVRADESARTVEFVRLFGSSALVGPRSVIDAAAEIPDEEMAQHVTLLKLTRQQGGHGLGAAALFFADDLPLQQPSEELTVSHGNPEAIELEGRCPPDDVNEVGLSDLENRYTIVHEIDGRRVPLACGAYGEWEGLLGNMGVLVDPEWRRQGLGALAGSIAAHEALAAGLTLQWRADVSNTGCLALARKLGLSVSGIQTSVHLR
- a CDS encoding DHA2 family efflux MFS transporter permease subunit — encoded protein: MENVEKPWPALWSLVIGFFMILIDSTIVSVANPRIMEGLHADINSVIWVTSAYLLAYAVPLLITGRLGDRFGPKRLYLLGLVVFTLASLWCGLAQNVETLIVARVLQGLGAAVMTPQTMAVITRIFPPDRRGSAMAIWGATAGMATLVGPILGGVLVDGLGWEWIFFINVPIGVVGFILAMRNVPALSTHPHRFDIPGVLLSAVGLFLLVFGIQEGETYNWGTITGPISVWGLIIAGLVILAAFVAWQRFNKGEPLLPLGLFRDRNFSLANLGITMVGFTVTSFGLPLIFYYQLVRGLTPTQSALLMVPMALISGGMAPVVGKIVDRVNPKYLAAAGLTLMAVALVWNGLLMQPDTPILLFLLPSAVLGFANAGIWAPLSTTATRNLPPRQAGAGSGVYNTTRQFGAVLGSAAIAVLIQSRLAAELPSRGPGGPSGEGMGMGGGTLPEFLHAGFSTAMAQSILLPAAVVLVAAAVALFFAKPKPVQNWGGPGQGQESPKVDAGLDSAY
- a CDS encoding ankyrin repeat domain-containing protein; amino-acid sequence: MTENTTPDHAGAEATEGHDDDALALAHTLFQAARDGSDELLGAYLDAGVPATMTNAAGDSLLMLAAYHGHAGTVQLLLQHGAEANTANDRGQTPLAGAAFKGYTDVARVLLGAGADPDAGAPSARAAAQMFARSEILDLLG